Proteins co-encoded in one Streptomyces sp. NBC_01283 genomic window:
- a CDS encoding MFS transporter — MPAPELTHRRRMLVLAICCMSLLIVSLDNTVLNVALPTMAREFDTSISGMQWTIDAYTLVLAALLMLAGSTADRVGRQKIFKVGLVIFTAASVACSLAPNLPSLVAFRMLQAVGGSMLNPVAMSIITNTFTEPRERARAIGVWGGVVGISMAAGPIIGGLLVDSVGWRSIFWINLPVGLAALLLTIRYVPESRAPKARRPDPIGQLLVIVLLGALTYAIIEAPTAGWTSPLIIAFAAASLLALLGLVAYEPRRADPLIDLRFFGSAPFSGATVIAVCAFAALGGFLFLSTLYLQNVRGLNALHAGVWMLPMAAMTLICAPLSGRLVGSRGPRLPLLIAGVTMTASGVLFAAFDAETTNATLFLGYVLFGLGFGFVNAPITNTAVSGMPRSQAGVAAAVASTSRQIGQTLGVAVIGAVLASGVESSSYAAAFTEASRPAWWIIAGCGLAVLLLGALTSGHWARETARRTAERLEAMPQGRRAGTAHPDQQSARP, encoded by the coding sequence ATGCCAGCGCCAGAGCTCACGCACCGCCGACGCATGCTCGTCCTCGCGATCTGCTGCATGAGCCTGCTCATCGTCAGCCTCGACAACACCGTCCTGAACGTCGCCCTGCCCACCATGGCGCGGGAGTTCGACACCAGCATCTCGGGCATGCAGTGGACGATCGACGCCTACACCCTCGTACTCGCCGCACTCCTCATGCTGGCGGGGTCGACGGCTGACCGCGTGGGCCGCCAGAAGATCTTCAAGGTGGGGCTCGTGATCTTCACGGCCGCCTCCGTCGCCTGCTCCCTCGCCCCCAACCTCCCGTCCCTCGTGGCATTCCGCATGCTCCAGGCGGTCGGCGGCTCCATGCTCAACCCGGTCGCGATGTCGATCATCACCAACACCTTCACCGAGCCGCGCGAACGGGCCCGCGCCATCGGTGTCTGGGGCGGCGTCGTCGGCATCTCCATGGCCGCGGGCCCGATCATCGGCGGCCTCCTGGTGGACTCCGTCGGCTGGCGCTCCATCTTCTGGATCAACCTGCCGGTAGGCCTCGCGGCGCTGCTCCTCACCATCCGCTACGTCCCCGAGTCCCGCGCCCCCAAGGCCCGCCGCCCCGACCCCATCGGCCAGCTCCTGGTCATCGTGCTGCTCGGCGCCCTGACGTACGCGATCATCGAGGCGCCCACGGCGGGCTGGACATCACCACTGATCATCGCGTTCGCAGCCGCGTCACTCTTGGCCCTCCTCGGCCTCGTCGCCTACGAGCCGCGCCGCGCCGACCCCCTCATCGACCTGCGCTTCTTCGGCTCCGCGCCGTTCAGCGGGGCCACCGTGATCGCGGTCTGCGCCTTCGCGGCACTGGGCGGATTCCTCTTCCTCTCCACGCTCTACCTCCAGAACGTCCGCGGACTCAATGCCCTGCACGCGGGCGTATGGATGCTGCCGATGGCCGCCATGACACTGATCTGCGCCCCGCTGTCCGGCCGACTCGTCGGCAGCCGGGGCCCGCGCCTGCCGCTCCTGATCGCGGGGGTCACGATGACGGCTTCGGGGGTCCTGTTCGCCGCCTTCGACGCGGAGACCACGAACGCGACACTCTTCCTCGGATACGTCCTCTTCGGCCTCGGCTTCGGCTTCGTGAACGCACCCATCACCAATACCGCCGTCTCCGGAATGCCCCGCTCCCAGGCGGGCGTCGCCGCCGCCGTCGCCTCCACGAGCCGCCAGATCGGCCAGACCCTGGGCGTCGCGGTCATCGGCGCGGTGCTTGCCTCCGGGGTGGAATCCTCGTCGTACGCGGCCGCCTTCACGGAAGCGAGCCGCCCCGCCTGGTGGATCATCGCGGGCTGCGGCCTCGCGGTCCTGCTCCTCGGCGCGCTGACCAGCGGCCACTGGGCGAGGGAAACAGCACGCCGCACGGCGGAACGCCTGGAGGCCATGCCCCAGGGACGACGTGCGGGCACAGCACACCCCGATCAGCAGTCGGCCAGGCCGTGA
- a CDS encoding MFS transporter: MNLTNSTAHVLKPTPAAPASPGRPQTPPGALTPLGLVTILLGAALPMIDFFIVNVALPSIEHDLRASPATLEMVVAGYAVAYAVLLVLGGRLGDTYGRRRLFLWGVAAFGVTSLACGLAPGAWWLVGARVAQGAASALMLPQVLATIHATTRGEQRSKSVALYGSVGGISIILGQVLGGVLVSADLAGTGWRAVFLVNAPVAVGALLCAVRSVPDSRAERPARGDIAGTLLLAASLIALLLPLTERRAAGWPLWSLLSLIAAPFLAWAFARVELRAERTGGSPLLPPSLLREPGVRKGLAIGLPIFTGFAGWMFVSAVTLQQWLGFSPLKAGLTLIPMGVAQFAASMLAPRLVTRLGSRALTVCALVHGTGLAILALTVLWTPWASLTPLVLAPGLALCGVGQGVQLALYYRIVLAAVPAERAGAGSGLAATVQQSCLALGVATLGSLFLALIPALGMRHAFAIILGTQLAGLAGLALLSLRLPRRLG, from the coding sequence GTGAACCTCACGAACTCCACGGCCCACGTCCTGAAGCCCACCCCGGCAGCCCCGGCCTCCCCTGGCCGCCCTCAGACTCCCCCGGGCGCCCTGACCCCGCTCGGCCTGGTCACCATCCTGCTCGGCGCCGCGCTCCCGATGATCGACTTCTTCATCGTCAACGTCGCCCTGCCCAGCATCGAACACGACCTGCGCGCGTCCCCCGCCACCCTGGAGATGGTCGTCGCGGGCTACGCCGTCGCGTACGCCGTGCTGCTCGTCCTCGGCGGGCGACTCGGCGACACGTACGGGCGCCGCAGGCTGTTCCTCTGGGGCGTCGCCGCCTTCGGCGTGACCTCGCTGGCCTGCGGGCTCGCACCCGGCGCCTGGTGGCTGGTCGGGGCGCGTGTCGCCCAGGGCGCCGCCTCCGCGCTGATGCTGCCGCAGGTCCTCGCCACCATCCACGCGACGACGCGGGGCGAGCAGCGGTCGAAGTCGGTCGCCCTCTACGGCTCGGTGGGCGGCATCTCCATCATCCTCGGCCAGGTGCTCGGCGGGGTCCTGGTCTCCGCCGACCTGGCCGGCACCGGCTGGCGCGCGGTGTTCCTGGTGAACGCACCCGTCGCGGTCGGCGCCCTGCTGTGCGCGGTGCGCTCGGTGCCGGACAGCCGCGCCGAGCGGCCCGCCCGCGGCGACATCGCCGGCACGCTCCTGCTCGCCGCCTCCCTGATCGCGCTGCTGCTGCCCCTGACCGAGAGACGGGCCGCGGGCTGGCCCCTGTGGTCGCTGCTCTCGCTGATCGCCGCGCCGTTCCTCGCCTGGGCGTTCGCCCGCGTCGAGCTGCGCGCCGAACGCACCGGCGGCAGTCCACTGCTGCCCCCGTCCCTGCTGCGCGAGCCGGGAGTACGGAAGGGACTGGCCATCGGCCTGCCCATCTTCACCGGCTTCGCGGGCTGGATGTTCGTCAGCGCGGTGACGCTCCAGCAGTGGCTGGGCTTCAGCCCCCTGAAGGCCGGACTGACCCTGATCCCCATGGGCGTCGCGCAGTTCGCGGCGTCGATGCTCGCCCCGCGGCTGGTGACACGGCTCGGCAGCCGGGCCCTTACGGTGTGCGCGCTGGTGCACGGCACCGGCCTCGCCATCCTCGCGCTCACGGTGCTGTGGACTCCGTGGGCGTCACTGACCCCGCTCGTCCTCGCCCCCGGCCTCGCGCTGTGCGGCGTCGGCCAGGGCGTACAGCTCGCCCTCTACTACCGCATCGTGCTCGCCGCCGTACCGGCCGAACGCGCGGGCGCGGGCAGCGGCCTCGCAGCAACGGTCCAGCAGTCCTGCCTGGCCCTCGGCGTCGCCACCCTCGGCTCACTGTTCCTCGCCCTGATACCGGCCCTGGGAATGCGGCACGCGTTCGCGATCATCCTCGGCACCCAACTGGCAGGCCTCGCGGGCCTCGCCCTGCTGAGCTTGCGACTGCCGCGGAGGCTTGGTTGA
- a CDS encoding helix-turn-helix transcriptional regulator, whose protein sequence is MDTAQAGTADTGAPAQPDRIRRSELADFLRSRRERITPEQAGLPRGPRRRTPGLRREEVAHLSTVGVTWYTWLEQGRAIHVSAQVLDALSRALMLDAGERAHLFQLAGTADPSPAAETASVPPGLLRIVTQLEPYPACVQNSRYDVLAYNATYGHLLTDLDVLPPEDRNCMWLTFTHPAWQAAMEDRDETMRRMVARFRARMAGHLADPAWKTLLRRLSKASPEFCELWERHEVMQAVDKSKRFNNPLVGPLHFTYHGLWLGPAEGPRLGTYVPADARSQAATEELLRLVKAGRTGTPMAGRRGTPADEGQ, encoded by the coding sequence ATGGACACCGCACAAGCCGGCACCGCGGACACCGGGGCGCCGGCGCAGCCCGACCGCATCCGCCGCAGCGAGCTCGCCGACTTCCTGCGCAGCCGCCGCGAGCGCATCACGCCCGAGCAGGCGGGCCTGCCCCGCGGCCCGCGCCGCCGTACGCCGGGCCTGCGCCGCGAGGAGGTCGCGCACCTCTCCACGGTGGGCGTCACCTGGTACACGTGGCTGGAGCAGGGCCGCGCCATCCACGTCTCGGCGCAGGTGCTCGACGCGCTGTCCCGCGCCCTGATGCTGGACGCCGGTGAGCGCGCCCACCTCTTCCAGCTCGCGGGCACCGCGGACCCTTCCCCGGCCGCCGAGACCGCGTCGGTCCCACCGGGCCTCCTGCGGATCGTCACCCAGCTGGAGCCGTATCCGGCCTGCGTGCAGAACTCCCGCTACGACGTCCTCGCCTACAACGCCACGTACGGGCATCTCCTCACCGACCTCGACGTGCTGCCGCCCGAGGACCGCAACTGCATGTGGCTGACCTTCACGCACCCCGCCTGGCAGGCCGCCATGGAGGACCGGGACGAGACGATGCGCCGGATGGTCGCGAGGTTCCGGGCGCGGATGGCCGGGCATCTCGCGGACCCGGCGTGGAAGACGCTGCTCAGGAGGCTGAGCAAGGCCTCGCCGGAGTTCTGCGAGCTGTGGGAGCGGCATGAGGTGATGCAGGCCGTGGACAAGTCCAAGCGGTTCAACAACCCGCTCGTGGGGCCGCTGCATTTCACGTACCACGGGCTGTGGCTCGGCCCGGCCGAGGGCCCGCGCCTGGGGACGTACGTCCCGGCGGACGCGCGCTCGCAGGCGGCCACGGAGGAGCTGCTCCGGTTGGTGAAGGCGGGCCGTACGGGCACTCCTATGGCCGGTCGCAGGGGCACTCCCGCGGATGAGGGACAATAA
- the dusB gene encoding tRNA dihydrouridine synthase DusB → MEPQLQIGPHAVRPPVVLAPMAGITNAPFRTLCREFSGGKGLFVSEMITTRALVERNEKTMQLIHFDETEKPRSIQLYGVDPATVGKAVRMIAEENLADHIDLNFGCPVPKVTRKGGGSALPYKRPLLRAILREAVSGAGDLPVTMKMRKGINDEHITFLDAGRIAVEEGVTAIALHGRTAAQHYGGTADWDAIARLKEHVPEIPVLGNGDIWSAADAVRMMAETGCDGVVVGRGCLGRPWLFADLVAAFEGTGAPKAPDLREVSKVMLRHATLLGEWIGDEARGVIDFRKHVAWYLKGFAVGSEMRKRLAITSSLAELEDGLGELDLDQGWPTGADGPRGRTSGNNRVVLPDGWLKDPYDCAGISEDAELDTSGG, encoded by the coding sequence ATGGAGCCCCAGCTTCAGATCGGCCCGCACGCCGTGCGGCCGCCCGTCGTGCTCGCCCCCATGGCGGGCATCACGAACGCGCCGTTCCGGACGCTGTGCCGGGAGTTCAGCGGGGGCAAGGGCCTCTTCGTCAGCGAGATGATCACGACGCGCGCCCTGGTCGAGCGCAACGAGAAGACCATGCAGCTGATCCACTTCGACGAGACCGAGAAGCCCCGGTCCATCCAGCTGTACGGCGTCGACCCCGCGACGGTCGGCAAGGCGGTCCGCATGATCGCCGAGGAGAACCTCGCCGACCACATCGACCTGAACTTCGGCTGTCCCGTCCCCAAGGTCACCCGCAAGGGCGGTGGCTCCGCGCTCCCGTACAAGAGGCCCTTGCTGCGGGCGATCCTGCGGGAGGCCGTCAGCGGTGCCGGGGACCTGCCCGTCACCATGAAGATGCGCAAGGGCATCAACGACGAGCACATCACCTTCCTCGACGCGGGCCGCATCGCCGTCGAGGAGGGCGTCACGGCGATCGCCCTGCACGGCCGCACGGCCGCCCAGCACTACGGCGGCACCGCCGACTGGGACGCCATCGCCCGCCTCAAGGAGCACGTCCCCGAGATCCCCGTCCTCGGCAACGGCGACATCTGGTCGGCGGCCGACGCGGTGCGGATGATGGCCGAGACCGGCTGCGACGGAGTCGTCGTGGGCCGCGGTTGCCTCGGCCGCCCCTGGCTCTTCGCGGACCTGGTGGCCGCCTTCGAGGGCACGGGCGCGCCCAAGGCCCCGGACCTGCGCGAGGTCTCGAAGGTCATGCTCCGCCACGCGACCCTGCTCGGCGAGTGGATCGGCGACGAGGCGCGCGGCGTCATCGACTTCCGCAAGCACGTGGCCTGGTACCTGAAGGGTTTCGCGGTCGGCTCGGAGATGCGCAAGCGCCTCGCGATCACCTCGTCCCTCGCCGAACTGGAGGACGGGCTCGGCGAGTTGGACCTCGACCAGGGGTGGCCGACGGGCGCGGACGGTCCGCGCGGCCGTACGTCGGGCAACAACCGCGTCGTCCTGCCGGACGGCTGGCTGAAGGACCCCTACGACTGTGCGGGCATCAGCGAGGACGCGGAGCTGGACACGTCCGGCGGCTGA